The genomic DNA GtcccaccctttcaaacccaacaatatccaccctttcaatcgCAGACGTATCAAAACCAATCCTTCGTCCTACCGTTTCAACCTCACCAATTTCATCCCCAAACGTATCAAACCCAACCCCACACACTCGACCCActactagaagacaacaccctcATCCATCTTTTGGCAAACGCGTATCGTGAACCACAACAAAGTCTTgatgaggaagaggaagaagaagaggaagaagaagaaaatgatgaCGTTCAAGAAATCGTCCCAACCGTCCGACAACATTGGACGAGCGAGGAGGAGGTGTCCTTGGTGAATGCGTACTTGCACATCTCGGAGAGCAAGAAACATGCCAACGAGCAAAGAAAAGAAACGTTTTGGAGACGGGTCATTAATCATTTTGTCCGACTTCCTGGTGCAAAGCAACGAAACATGGACCAAATGACGTCGAAATGGACGGATTTGAACGGGAAAATTAGTAAGTTCAacgcttgtttcattcaaaaggtatgtatttttataaagtttaaattttttttaaactcttatttaaaaaaagaaactgtttaaaaaaaacgaaaactgtttttttaataaaaccgaaaactgtttttttttataaaacagattttttttataaaacagaaaaaaaattaataaaacagaaaactgtttttttttaataaaacagaaaacagtttttataataaaacagaaaactgttttttttataaaacagaattttttttataaaacagaattttttttttataaaacagaaaactgttttttttataaaacagaaaacttttttttataaaacatatttttttttaaatatattaccTTTTTATATTTTATGTAGAACCGAAACCCACAAAGTGGAGCGAGCGAGGCGACAATCATGCAATAAGCCACCGAAGAGTATTGCCGACTGTACAAAAAGAGGGGTTTTCCACACGTGGCGGATGGGAAATTGCGAGAAATCACCCGAAGTGGGTCCCCGTTGCGTTGGTTGACATGCGTGGTCCTACGGCTCCAAAAAAACGAGGAGGTTCGAAAAGATCAAAGACATCCGATTCGGGGAACTACACGACTTccgcgtcggataacttgccccaAATGAACTTAAACGACGACCCCCTTGACGAACCCGATCAACCCATTGACGACCCCGTTGAAGAAGATACACCTACAAGGCCACGACGCAAGAAAAGTGGCGAATCGTCAAGCAAAGGGAAGGAAGCGGTGGCGGAGTCGATCTTCAGAATCGAAGAGGAGAAAATGACCCAATTCAAGAAGGCCgaacaaagaaaagaaacaatGATGTCCCTAAAAGTTGAACGCGAGCAGGCGTACAAGGAACACTTGAAAACGATTgaaagacaaaatgatttaaaaatcttgCGTGAAAACCACGCCCATCTCGACGAACCGTTCAAGTCAATTGTCATTCAACAAAAGCGCGAGATTTGCGCAAAGTGGGGTTGGGAGATGCCACCcgtttagttgtttttttatttggctatgtaatttattttttaagtttaatgaaatttataatttagtgttttattgttaatttctaatttaaaaatgaaaattaaaaaaatttgggagtgatagaattccttcattagtgataccacccccctacatttctatcaccggtgatagaatattgggtgatgacatgacatgatttgattggatagtggaagtgatatttgattggatagtggaagtgatagaattctatcactagtgaccacccctcctccccttaTGCCTAGGGTCATGGGAATTTATGTAGTTAAAAATCATTGCAACATAAgaaattgttgttgttgttgttgttaccctTCGTAATCGCCGCACCATTCATTGTGTTGCGTTATGAATGTTCAAAGTGacggatctaaaaaatccttatAGAGGCAACGTTTTAAAAAAAAGGTaatgaaatcgaaaaaacgtcaaatttacCGCCGGAGCATAAAGGAGTAGCGGGGGCTACCCCTATTAACAagctaggtccgcccctggatGTTCATCTGTTTTAATGTTGCCTTAACGAAGTGTTTGTATATATGTTTTATCTGGATCATTATATATTTCTTTTCCTCTTTTATATGAAAAGAATATAGTTATACCGGGCCACGTATAACCGCTTTGTATCACCATGTCCGGATCACTTAGCATAGATGGTGAAGGTCCATACCACTAGATTTGGATAACCGGTCCCAACGAGGGTGCTTCGGACTAGCACGTCTAGAGACATGAAATTTGGCGTACGGATTCTATTACCCAACATCCTTGTAACAAAATAAACGGTGGTATATGACGAACGCACATTACCATTTGATACGATGTGAGTTTATCTACGACACGTTAAATACAAGATCTCACCAATTGTGAGAAATGATCTCTTAGGTAAAAAGTCATTGACATAGCTAAGAAAAGGTTAATGGGCTCTCTCTTAAAAAAATAACGTCTAATGAGAAGGTATGCTCTCATTTCATACATACATTTACTACACGCATTTTAACAGAGTCGTACTTACGTTTAAATCATATTTGAGTCTTAAAAAGAAACCCGTTTTCTTCTGTTTTAGAGACTAATGGATGGTGTATTGCGATACTAGATCGAAAACCACTACTCATATTTCTACCTGTTCACCGTCGTTACAGACAATATACTTGTTTAAACCTTGACGCGATTCCTTGTCACTTTTTGTTGAATCTTGATGCTCTCACGCAAAGGCATCATTCTTTATATTTCTTTCCATTTTATATATTGCAAACAAACATAAGAAAATTAATAGATAGTAAAACTTTAAACCATATAATAAAACTAGTTTTTTACTATCGCCGCGTTGCGACGAACGTCTTTTGttgtttagtctgtgtttacatgtgttttgaaatcactacgagcgcgttgcgCACGGAaaccgctgacaagaataaaaagaaaatatagaaaaaaacactaaaagataaccaaaagaaaatcaaccaaaaaagttgtatggtaataatgttgttcgtatgaaacctgtggtcagaaatgagcaaatgatactgggtaccggtaccgaatttcccgaaccgaaagatcttaagtaccaattcggtacgacttttggcgttcctggtagaGGTTCGCTACCGTTTTTTACTTTCATATACAGGTACCGTAATTTGTATTTTCAGTACCAGTACCGATTCGGTattggttggcaccgagctcatccctaccattgaaactaaaaaaagaaatcattaaaagttaaagaaaaaaaaaaaaaagttgcacgataccgttgttgttcatACGACACAAGTAATCAGGGataagcaaatggtaccgggtagcagtaccgaatttcccgaactaaaatattttcaaaatcaattcgatACCGACTTTTGGTGGTTTCTGTACCAGGCTGGTATCGGTTTTTACCTTTATGTACCGATAACTGTACtggtattttttataaaaaaaaaagttgcacgataccgttgttgttcatACGACACAAGTAATCAGGGataagcaaatggtaccgggtagcagtaccgaatttcccgaactaaaatattttcaaaatcaattcgatACCGACTTTTGGTGGTTTCTGTACCAGGCTGGTATCGGTTTTTACCTTTATGTACCGATAACCGTACTGGTATTTTTTATACCAGTACCAGTTGATAACAGCTTATCtaacttaaaaaataaagaagataacaataaaactattaaaaaaaacatatattattataattttagTGTTCAAATCATTGTGTTATTAATATATAGAAGAATATCTAAACATACTAAAAATACTTTAAGGTGTGAATTATTaactttaattaattaatattaaaattaaaaatcaattaaaattaaattaaacgAGGAATAACACCCGCgtgcgttgcggcgcgggtacattgcAAACATCGAATGGGTTAGTCtaaacgttatgtgatgcgttaaccacATGAAAACGTGCATTTCGACATATATGATcaaactcaatgtaacctataaAAGCATGACAAttagatcaaaacataaagtaaatcaaatttatattgtacaatcataacgtattatatagGATCCGACttatacatagaaaacgtaacgggtataaCGGAAAAACTGACACCTATAACcaaaagagattaattagaacttttgaaaataagaaaccacaatttgactccactcggtacGAAACAAAATTAACGACACATTAAAATAAGCACGGAAACAgattatatttgacctaactcatttcccaaaaaagtttacgttgaaACATACGCCAcctcgaatttataccgaaacgtacataaaatatgcacataaaagatgtttttttgaaacaaaaagtattatatttgatctgactcgtttccagaaaaaagtttacgtcaaaacgtagagtaaatcgaatttataccgacacgtacataaaaatatgcacgtaaaaataggtttttttaagtaaaggagGTGTGAGGGTGAACTCGAAACAAATTATTTTTAGTAAAAAAAGTAATAGCTTAAAAACGTTTGTAAAATCGTGCCAGGTATCCTCAATGCCACACAACCAACAACAAAAGAGCTcgtaaaataaaattaaaaaaaaaaaagaaaaaataacatTGAACGAAAAAcatacgtaaaatcgttgaatcaCACACACACGTTGCGGTGTGTTAATGtgaagaaattagaccgaaacataAAACGTAGAAAGAAAAAAACTAAGTTGATTTAGGGCCCCACGcattggacgaacttgtcaaacgtaTAATAATAGACATGTTGCAACGGGCATGTTAAatgggaaaacaaacaaaaaacgttgaaccacaacGACACacagttgcggcgtgttaactcgcGAAATTttaaacgaaacgtaaaacgaaaaacttgcaaaagatgaaaagcataggtgaccaaagttgaaaataaaaaagtgttgGGATTAAATTGAAAATAATGGAAAACTTTGAGTTTAAAGTTAAAAACTTAAAGgaataaaaataaaagataaaaaccTTTGGAttagaaatgaaaaatcaaatttttttttgaaacactccCTATGCTTATGGTGCAACAacaaaagcaacaaaatgttgcttatttatatgtggtaattaaaattaaaatttaaaaataaaaatcaacTCAAAAACTATTGTTGGAGCTAGTAGCTTTTATGAGTTTTAGATTTGTACCTCCAGATTTTTTGTTTCTACAAACTTAGCACATCAATCCTCATATTTGGTTCCTCCGGAAAGACACATGTTGTTGTTGCCTTAACCACCCACAAGACTATATAAGTATTTTCAAACATAAATTTACAAAGgctattagaccatgtgtagtggggcattatggggcattatagggcaaaaaaaacgcccccttctccattacatagggcattataGGGCAAAGAAAAATGGGTTTGGCGTTTTAATGAAAACGCCTAAATGAATTGTGGAAGGTTTGAATGGGTTTGACTAgccaatgagaaaatagttttttttttttttttttttttttgtttaatgattggtagGGTATTATAGGGCATtatgcccactacaccacttttgttATAATGCCCAAATGTGACTAGGATGCCACATGTCAGATAATGCCCCATGATGGGGGCATTATAAATTGCTatcactacacatggtcttatatcAAGTATTTAACTAATTTGAACTAACTTAAATTTAGAATATAAGATGAAAAATTAATTAAGTTATCTTCCaactttaaaatattttatttgagTTAAActtattttaactaaaagggtTTTACTTTTCATACATGTTTTAAACTACGTATTTGATCACTCTACTCTACTGATTTATTGATTAGACTTCAAACGTTTCCTTAAACGTTACTCTCTGTTTCAAATTTATTGTTATTAACAATTTGTTATTGTTAATCTTTTCTCGTCAAACGAATAATGATATAAAAGTCGTCGAAACCGATACTCATAGCATCTATGTTTCGAATCCGACACAAGGCGTGGCAAGTCACCCCTAATTAAATTTACAATTGAAAAAAACTAAATTATTAGTATAATAATTATTTCTTTTCAAAAGAATGAGTGACTCATCAAGACATTATACGAATTTAAACAATATTAAACCGGCCACGCACGCCGAAAGCACAAACG from Helianthus annuus cultivar XRQ/B chromosome 7, HanXRQr2.0-SUNRISE, whole genome shotgun sequence includes the following:
- the LOC110867108 gene encoding uncharacterized protein LOC110867108 codes for the protein MEGSSKRGGGAKKRGSGTKKNPVRPKTYQNQSFVLPFQPHQFHPQTYQTQPHTLDPLLEDNTLIHLLANAYREPQQSLDEEEEEEEEEEENDDVQEIVPTVRQHWTSEEEVSLVNAYLHISESKKHANEQRKETFWRRVINHFVRLPGAKQRNMDQMTSKWTDLNGKIKPKPTKWSERGDNHAISHRRVLPTVQKEGFSTRGGWEIARNHPKWVPVALVDMRGPTAPKKRGGSKRSKTSDSGNYTTSASDNLPQMNLNDDPLDEPDQPIDDPVEEDTPTRPRRKKSGESSSKGKEAVAESIFRIEEEKMTQFKKAEQRKETMMSLKVEREQAYKEHLKTIERQNDLKILRENHAHLDEPFKSIVIQQKREICAKWGWEMPPV